The DNA window CGCATCCCTCCTGCCAGACTCCTGACCGCCAATAGTGATCTGGATTTGGCGGGCGATGGCTTGCGCCACCTCATCTTGCAGGTTCAGCACGTCCCGAAGCTCGCGATCGTAGTTGCCGGACCAGAGGTGGTCATCGGTCGCCGCCCTGATTAGCTGTACGCTGATCCGCAATCGACTGCCGGAACGCACGACCGACCCCTCGATGATGGCATCGACCTGCAGCGCCCGCGCAATCTCCGGAAGCGGTAAGCGCGTGCCTTTGAAATGCATGGCGGACGTTCGCGAGATGACGCGGATGTCCGGGATTCTCGAAAGGCGTCCGATCAGTGCGTCCGTCATTCCATCAACGAAGAATTCCTGAGCTGGATCGGCCGACAGGTTCTGCAGCGGGAGCACGGCAAGCGATCGCACGCTGACCGGGCGCGTCGGGGCGATGCGGTCCGGAAGCAGAAGGTACGTTGCTGCCGCCCCCAGAGCCATCATCGCGCCCGCCAGAAGCGAGTACCGTCCGATAGGCCTCCGGTGAAAGGCGGGCACAACAGACTCAGCTGTCTCAGCCGTCGGCTGATCCACCTCCTGTTCCAAACGACGCCGGCGGGAGTCCAGCCAGACATCGAGCTCCGATCGGAACGCATACACCGATCCCCGTACATCGTGGACATGGCGGTGAACCGGCATGCCCTCGCGGCGTTCCCACCGCTGAACGGTGCTGATATCCCGTTTCAGGTACGCAGCGATGTCTTTCCAAGAGTCCAGGAGGTCTTCCGGCCGAATCGCGGACGACTCGTTCATGGCCGTGGGTTCGCTGCAGAGGTTTCGAAGTCTATTCGCGCCGGTGCAATGGTGCCACTCGCCGCGTTAGGTGGCAAACGGCACCGCCGCCTGCCGCTCGCCGCCGTCCGCGGACGCCCAGGCACGGAATCTGCTGCTCCCCAGGATATCGCCGACGGTGCCGGCACGCGCGCGTGGATTCGGCGCTGCGCTGCAGGAGCGTGCGGGAAATTCCAGGGTGCGCGGCAAATTTTCGGCAGCGCGCGTCCGGCTACCGTCGCGGAAAGGCAGCCGTCATGCAAACCACTCTGACTCCTGCGAACGCACCCCTGGACCGCTGGCTGAACGACATCGGCTGGGGCCTGCTGCTGATGCTGACCGGCGCGGTCTGGCTGCTGCCAACGGAGGTCGTGCCGTCGGGCACGTGGCTCCTCGGCGTGGCCGTCATCCTGATCGGCATCAACGTCGTGAGATACGTCAAGCACATCGCCGTGAACGGCTTCTCGACGGCGATCGGCGTCGCGGCGTTCGTGGCGGCGGTGAGCCAGTTGTGGCGCTCCGATCCGCCGCTGATCGCCATCTTCCTGCTCGTCATCGGCGCCAGCCTGGTGGCGAAGCCGTTCCTGACCAGGACCGCATGACGATCATTCCGCTCGTCGATGCCGCCGGGCCGGCGGCGCGTCTGCGCCGCCGCACTCTCGCGAACCTCGCGTGCATGGGACACTGCGCGCCGACGGTGATGCAGACGCTGTTGGACGCCTCCGGCGTCCAGGCCCCCTGGCTGGTCAAAGCGTCGGGGGGACTGCCGGGCGGCATCGCGAACACCGGTGACGAGTGCGGCGGCGTCACCGCTCCGCTGATGCTGCTCGGACTGAGGCACGCGCACGATCCGCTCGATCGCGGCCTCCCCGTCGTTGTCTACAAGGGGCACGAGCTGCTGCGGCGGTTCGCCGCCAGTCACGGCACCGTCCTCTGCCGTGACATCCGCGGACGCGATCGGCTGCCACTGCGGTGCGTCGGCGTGATCCGTCACGCCCCTGAGACGTACGCGCAGAGCGCGTCGCAGGACGCGGCGTCCGTTCTTCCCGAGGACGCCCGGCGGGCATTTGCGCGCCTTCACGCGCACTTCGCCGAGCACGATTTTCACTGCGCTCGCGCAGTCACGGGCCTCGCCGACAGGTCGCTGGCGGACGCGCTGTCGGGGTTCGCCGGCGGCACGGTATTCTCCGGGGGCACCTGCGGCGCGCTGACCGCCGGCGTCGTGGCGTTGGGCGCTGCACGCGGCGCCATCGAACACAGCCGCCTTCGCGTCCTGCGCATGATCGGCGTGATGGCGATGGGCGGCGATGCGTTCGCGGACAAGTACAACGCATTCAACCGGACGATGAACCTCGGGCATCGCCTGGCGCGCTGGTTCACCGACGAATTCGGCAGTACGCAGTGCCGCGTGCTCACGCGGTGTGACTTTTCGACCGCTGCGGGAGTGACGAGGTACGTCGAATGCGGCACGGTGAACAGGTGTCAGGGGCTTGCCCGACGGGTCGCGCTGAAGGTGCAGGCCTTGATCGAGCAGGACGCCGGACCGCCCTCGCTATCCAACGGAGTGATGATCGGGCCCGAATCCGAGATCCCGGCCCGTTCGGGAATGATGCCGGCGGCAGCGAGCGCGCGCGGCGGCTGAGGCGCTCAAGCCGTCTGCCCGCCGTCCACGACCAGGACCTGCCCGGTGATGAACGCGGCGAGATCGGAAGCGAGAAACACGATGGCCGACGCGATGTCGTCCGGCCGTGCCAGCCGTCCGAGCAGAATCTCGCGCCTCGCGCGCTCGACAATCTCCGGCGGCAGCGCTGCCGTCATGGGCGTTTCCGTGAAGCCCGGCGCCACCGCGTTGACCCGGACGCGGTCGCGCGCAAGGTCCGTGGCAACTGCGCGCGTGAAGGCGATGAGACCCCCCTTCGAGGCCGCATAGTTCGACTGGCCGAACTTTCCGCGAATGCCATTGATCGACGCCACGTTGACGATCGCGCCGCCGCGGCCCCGTGCGCGCATTCCCCGCGCCGCCGCCCGCACCATGCGGAACGCCCCGCTCAAGTTCACGTCGATGACATCGTCCCATTCGCGATCGGCGAGTTTCCATACGACGCCGTCGCGGGTGATGCCGGCGGCGTTGACGAGGATGTCGGCACCGAGTTGTTCCCGATCCAGGCGGTCGACGAGGGACTCGACCGCCGCGGCATCCCGCACGTCGAGAATACAGCTGCGTTCGACGGACGGGTCTGATGCGGGGTCGCGATCGAGCGCAACCACCCGCGCGCCGGCCGCGGCCAACTGCCGCGCGGTGGCGAGCCCGATGCCCGACGCCCCGCCGGTCACCCAGGCGATTCGTCCCGCGAGATCGACCGCGAGCGGCACTATCCGCTCACCCGCGCGCTGTCCGCCAGCCGCTGTTCGGCGCGCGTGCTCAAGCGCCGCTGCCCGAGCACCGCCGCGCCGATGGCGCCGACGAACTGGACGTCGTCCGGCGGCGGAATGTTGACGGACGCGCCCAGGCGTTCGCGCATCAAGCGACCCATCGACCGGAAGCGCAGGATGCCGCCCGTCAGGGTGAACTCGGGCTGCATCTGCACGCGCTTCATCAACTGCACCGACCGGTCCACCAGCGACACGATCGCCCCCTGCATGATGTCGGACGGCGAGGTGCCCTGCGAGAGATGATTGATCACCTCGGATTCGGCAAACACGGCGCAGACGCCCGAGATCGGCACGGCTTCGCGCGACATCTCGGCCAGCTGGCCGATCTGCTCCGTCGAGTACCCCATGTAGCGGGCGGTCTTCTCGAGAAACGCGCCCGTCCCGGCCGCGCACTTGTCGTTCAGCCGGAACGACCGCACTTTGCACGCGTCGTCCAGGCGGCTGGCCTTCATCGTCTGG is part of the Vicinamibacterales bacterium genome and encodes:
- a CDS encoding C-GCAxxG-C-C family protein, whose protein sequence is MTIIPLVDAAGPAARLRRRTLANLACMGHCAPTVMQTLLDASGVQAPWLVKASGGLPGGIANTGDECGGVTAPLMLLGLRHAHDPLDRGLPVVVYKGHELLRRFAASHGTVLCRDIRGRDRLPLRCVGVIRHAPETYAQSASQDAASVLPEDARRAFARLHAHFAEHDFHCARAVTGLADRSLADALSGFAGGTVFSGGTCGALTAGVVALGAARGAIEHSRLRVLRMIGVMAMGGDAFADKYNAFNRTMNLGHRLARWFTDEFGSTQCRVLTRCDFSTAAGVTRYVECGTVNRCQGLARRVALKVQALIEQDAGPPSLSNGVMIGPESEIPARSGMMPAAASARGG
- a CDS encoding SDR family oxidoreductase, with product MPLAVDLAGRIAWVTGGASGIGLATARQLAAAGARVVALDRDPASDPSVERSCILDVRDAAAVESLVDRLDREQLGADILVNAAGITRDGVVWKLADREWDDVIDVNLSGAFRMVRAAARGMRARGRGGAIVNVASINGIRGKFGQSNYAASKGGLIAFTRAVATDLARDRVRVNAVAPGFTETPMTAALPPEIVERARREILLGRLARPDDIASAIVFLASDLAAFITGQVLVVDGGQTA
- a CDS encoding acyl-CoA dehydratase activase, translated to MSLTAGIDVGSTYTKGVLLDGDGAIVGRAIGRSGFRLTEVARRIFEEALADAGVGEGQVQYVVTTGFGRFLVPFRDVQVTDLTAAARGAAWFFPGTRTVLDIGGQTMKASRLDDACKVRSFRLNDKCAAGTGAFLEKTARYMGYSTEQIGQLAEMSREAVPISGVCAVFAESEVINHLSQGTSPSDIMQGAIVSLVDRSVQLMKRVQMQPEFTLTGGILRFRSMGRLMRERLGASVNIPPPDDVQFVGAIGAAVLGQRRLSTRAEQRLADSARVSG